The Microbacterium horticulturae region CTGCTGATCATCGTCGCCGTCATCGCCATCGTGCTGCTCTTCGTCGGAGGCTTCGTGACCGTCGTGAAATGGCTGCTGTGGGTGGGCATCGCTCTTCTGATCATCGCCGTCATCGCGTGGCTGCTGCGGTTCATCAGCGGCCGCAACCGTGCATGATCGTGGCTGATACTCAGCAACGGAACGACCTCGCGGCAGTCTCCGACCTTGCAGCCCAGCTGCGGGTGGACTCGATCCGCGCCACCTCTGCGGCGCAGTCCGGGCACGCGACCTCCAGTCTGTCGGCCGCAGACGTCATCGCGGTTCTGGCCGCGCGACACCTGCGATATGACTGGGCGGCGCCCGACGACCCCGACAACGATCATCTGATCTTCTCGAAGGGACACGCGTCGCCCCTGTTGTATGCGCTCTTCAAGGCCGAGGGGGTCATCAGCGACGAGGAGCTCACGGACACCTACCGACAGGTGGGCTCCCGCCTCCAGGGGCATCCGACCCCCGTGCTGCCCTGGGTCGAGGTGGCCACCGGCTCGCTGGGTCAGGGGCTGCCGATCGGCGCGGGCATCGCCTGGGTCATGCGGCGTCTCGAGCGCCGGGCGAGCCACGTCTGGGTGCTCTGCGGAGACGGCGAGTTCGCCGAGGGGTCGGTGTGGGAAGCCGTGGCGAAGGCGGGCGAGCTGGGCTTGGGCAATCTCACCGTCATCGTCGACATCAACCGCCTCGGGCAGAGCGGCAGCACCGCACTGGAGTGGGATGTCGACGCCTACGCGCGCAGGGTGCGTGGATTCGACGTCGACGCTGTGGTGGTCGACGGGCACGATCTCGGCGAGATCGACGCTGCATTGACGGCCGCGCGCGACAGCGAGCGCGCCACCGTGGTCCTGGCGCGCACGATCAAGGGCAAGGGCGTGCCGCAGGTCGAAGACACCAACGGCTGGCACGGCAAGCCGCTGCCTGACGACGTCGCAGCGCGCGCCATCGACGCACTCGGTGGCGTGCGCGACGCGGTGATCGACGGTCTGCCCCCGCTGAGGAGTTCTGCCGAGCAACCGGCCGGTGCCGCAGACGCCCCGGAGTTCCCGCACTATGCGGTGGGCGACGAGGTGGCGACGCGCACGGCGTTCGGCGAGGCGGTCGCCGCCCTGGCAGCGCTCGAAGACATCGCGGTCGTCGACGGTGACGTCGGCAACTCCACCCATGCCGGACTCTTCGCCTCGGCGGCGCCGGACCGCTTCTTCGAGGTGGGGATCGCCGAGCAGCAGCTGATCAGCACGGCCGTGGCGCTCGACGTGCGTGGTTATCGCGCCTTCGCAGCGACGTTCGCGGCGTTCTTCTCGCGGGCCTATGACTTCATCCGCATGGCGGTGATATCGCAGTGCGATCTGCGGCTGTGCGGTTCGCACGCGGGCGTTGAGATCGGCGAAGACGGACCGTCGCAGATGGCGCTGGAAGACATCGCCGCGATGCGCGCCCTGCACGGCTCGACGGTCCTGTGCCCGTCCGATGCCGTCAGCGCCGCAGCGCTCACCCGCGAGATGGTGACGGTGCAGGGGATCTCATACCTGCGCACGACCCGGGGCGCCTACCCGGTTCTGTACGACGAGGGCACGAGCTTTCCGATCGGCGGCAGCAAGACCGTGCGCGCCGGCGCCGACGATCAGGTCACCCTGGCGGGAACGGGGGTGACCGTGCACACCTGCCTGGCGGCCGCAGATGAGTTGGCTAAGCAGGGGATCGGCGCGCGCGTGCTCGACCTCTACTCGATCAAGCCGGTCGATCGCGCAGGCGTCGAGGCAGCCCTGCACGAGACCGACGGCCGGATAGTGATCGTCGAAGACCATCGCATCGAAGGCGGCCTGGGCTCGGCGGTGCTCGAAGCGCTCGCCGGCAGTCAGGCGTGCGCGGACGCGACTCTCCTCGCCGTCCACGGGATGCCGGGCTCGGCGACGAGCCTCGAGCAGATGAGCATGGCGGGCATCGCGGTGGGCGACATCGTCGCCGCCGCGCGCGGAGAGCTCACGCGCGCGGGCCGACTCTGACCAGCGGACATCGGGCGCCGCTTCTGGGGCACCCGACGGCCGTGACGTCAGGCTTGAGGGCGCCGGTTCTCCGCGGCGACCATCCACGAGAGCTGCTCGAGGCGATCCAGCACGTCGTGCAGGATGTCGGCGCTCGTAGGGTCCTCCTCATCGACGTCATCGTGCACGGCTCGAGCCGTGGCGGCGACCCCGTCGAGCCGTTCGGTCATCGCGTTGACGACGTCCGTGGTCAGAAGCTCGCCTGCCGGCAGCTTCGGCAGCGACGAGTCTGCTGCGATCGTCTCGGTACGGGCATCGACGAGCAGGTGCAGCGAGCGCATGCGCTCGGCGACGATGTCTCCGAACTCGCGGGCCGCCTCGACGATCTCGTCCAGCTGCAGGTGCAGATCGCGGAAGTTCGGGCCCACCACGCTCCAGTGCGCCTGCTTGCCCTGGATGCCGAGATCGACGATGTCGACGAGCACGCGCTGCAGAGAGTCGTGCAGCTTCTGCGAACCGCGGAACCCCGACTCGGTGTTCTGCAGATCCGTCCGCGCGCTCGACGTCGTGCTCTGCTTCTTCTTCGTCGTGCTCTTCTTCTGATCGGCCATGGGTGCTCCTCACATCGTGTGGTCACGACTCGCATCGTGTGTCCCCAGGGTAGGCGGGTTCCGCGCCACGATGAAGGGGGTTGACACCACGGGCGGTCAACTCAGAAGGCGGCGGAGGGCGCGCTCCGGCGAGCCGCGCAGATCGAGCAGATCGCCCTCGTCGTACCGGCGGAAGACGCGCGGGTCGATGTAGCTGCGCTGTGCCACCGCCGGCGTGTTCCCGAGGAAGCCCGCCGTCTCCTCCACGGCCGAGCGACGCGCCGCCGCGCGCTCGCGCTTCGTCTCGAGCGGGCCGATGCGCGCCAGCGTGCGCGCAGCGACGATCGTGCCGTGCAGAGTGCGGAAGTCCTTCGCCGTGACGTCGTCGGCCGTCACCAGCCGGACGTAGTCGTTGACGTCGGCCGCACGCAGGGGGACGCGCCGTCGCCCTTCCGGGTACGCGAACAGGCGTGCCCGGGGAGAGGAGCGCGCCATCTCTGCCATGAGCGCCACGATGTCGGCATCCTGGACCGTCCGCCGCACCTGCAGACCGCCCTTGCCGACGAAGTCGAAGGTCACCGTCGTCCCGTCGCAGACGGCGTCTTTGCAGCGCAGAGTCGTGAGACCCCGCGTGCCGTATCGGCTCAGATACTCCTCGGAACCGATGCGCAGCGCGCTGCCGTCGAGCAGGCGGAAGGCCGCCGCGAGCACGCGCTCGCGCCCGAGGCCTTCGGCACGGATGTGGCGGGTGACACGCGCGCGGGCGCCCGGCATCGCGGCGGCGAGGGCGAGGGATCGCTCGAACTTGTCTCGGTCGCGCGCGGCGATCCATTCGGGGTGGTAGACGTACTGCTGGCGCCCCGCCGCGTCGATGCCCACGGCCTGTATGTGCCCGTTCGGA contains the following coding sequences:
- a CDS encoding transketolase, with amino-acid sequence MADTQQRNDLAAVSDLAAQLRVDSIRATSAAQSGHATSSLSAADVIAVLAARHLRYDWAAPDDPDNDHLIFSKGHASPLLYALFKAEGVISDEELTDTYRQVGSRLQGHPTPVLPWVEVATGSLGQGLPIGAGIAWVMRRLERRASHVWVLCGDGEFAEGSVWEAVAKAGELGLGNLTVIVDINRLGQSGSTALEWDVDAYARRVRGFDVDAVVVDGHDLGEIDAALTAARDSERATVVLARTIKGKGVPQVEDTNGWHGKPLPDDVAARAIDALGGVRDAVIDGLPPLRSSAEQPAGAADAPEFPHYAVGDEVATRTAFGEAVAALAALEDIAVVDGDVGNSTHAGLFASAAPDRFFEVGIAEQQLISTAVALDVRGYRAFAATFAAFFSRAYDFIRMAVISQCDLRLCGSHAGVEIGEDGPSQMALEDIAAMRALHGSTVLCPSDAVSAAALTREMVTVQGISYLRTTRGAYPVLYDEGTSFPIGGSKTVRAGADDQVTLAGTGVTVHTCLAAADELAKQGIGARVLDLYSIKPVDRAGVEAALHETDGRIVIVEDHRIEGGLGSAVLEALAGSQACADATLLAVHGMPGSATSLEQMSMAGIAVGDIVAAARGELTRAGRL
- a CDS encoding Dps family protein → MADQKKSTTKKKQSTTSSARTDLQNTESGFRGSQKLHDSLQRVLVDIVDLGIQGKQAHWSVVGPNFRDLHLQLDEIVEAAREFGDIVAERMRSLHLLVDARTETIAADSSLPKLPAGELLTTDVVNAMTERLDGVAATARAVHDDVDEEDPTSADILHDVLDRLEQLSWMVAAENRRPQA
- a CDS encoding DNA topoisomerase IB, with amino-acid sequence MRLHEVTPREDSGFTRVVHGKTVRFEDPAGRPVPTKALARAEGLVLPPAWTHVWISSDPNGHIQAVGIDAAGRQQYVYHPEWIAARDRDKFERSLALAAAMPGARARVTRHIRAEGLGRERVLAAAFRLLDGSALRIGSEEYLSRYGTRGLTTLRCKDAVCDGTTVTFDFVGKGGLQVRRTVQDADIVALMAEMARSSPRARLFAYPEGRRRVPLRAADVNDYVRLVTADDVTAKDFRTLHGTIVAARTLARIGPLETKRERAAARRSAVEETAGFLGNTPAVAQRSYIDPRVFRRYDEGDLLDLRGSPERALRRLLS